One window of the bacterium genome contains the following:
- a CDS encoding FAD-dependent oxidoreductase, which produces MIERQIVVVGAGPAGLAAAAEAQTAGARVLLLEERAVLGGRAVLVPGARGLTEGLMRNLGSAEVWRNSPVWAIAGRSLAVLRAQRVDTVAAAAVILATGAPEVMMPFPGWTLPGVLTIEGGWEAVRSGRIAAESGPAVVAARGEAAALATRLAERGLAVTLVAADRPGGVPETIPVVSGAVAEARGAGAVESVVLEDGSAHPCRLLCVESPRVPATDLARLAGCPCIYEPQLGGVVPRYDPMMALHGPTAGLFIAGDAGGVDTPRAAAESGRLAARSALRLLRLLEDADAKMAEARQRLAATGAPLRHAAREALMLGAVPDEQVDTWMPRSGTMMCPCEVAALAALQDAVAAGAVTPDALAAETRCGLGECRWRRCGTPVMRWLSAVCEMPIGRLPLPGLWPPLRPLPLSALLRPGPEGTAPHA; this is translated from the coding sequence GTCAGATCGTCGTGGTCGGCGCCGGCCCGGCGGGTTTGGCCGCGGCCGCCGAGGCGCAGACGGCCGGCGCCCGAGTGCTGCTGCTCGAGGAACGCGCCGTGCTCGGCGGGCGGGCCGTCCTGGTCCCCGGGGCCCGCGGACTCACCGAGGGATTGATGCGCAATCTCGGCAGCGCTGAAGTCTGGCGCAACAGTCCCGTCTGGGCGATCGCGGGCCGTTCGCTCGCCGTGCTGCGTGCGCAGCGCGTGGACACGGTTGCCGCCGCCGCCGTGATCCTCGCGACGGGGGCGCCCGAGGTCATGATGCCGTTTCCGGGATGGACGCTCCCGGGCGTGCTCACGATCGAGGGCGGCTGGGAGGCCGTTCGTTCGGGCCGGATCGCGGCCGAGTCGGGGCCCGCCGTCGTCGCCGCCCGAGGGGAGGCCGCCGCGCTGGCGACGCGCCTCGCCGAGCGCGGCCTGGCGGTGACGCTCGTCGCCGCGGACCGGCCGGGCGGCGTGCCGGAGACGATTCCCGTGGTTTCCGGCGCTGTGGCCGAAGCGCGCGGCGCCGGCGCGGTCGAATCCGTGGTGCTGGAGGACGGCAGCGCGCATCCGTGCCGGCTGCTGTGCGTTGAATCGCCCCGTGTCCCCGCCACAGACCTTGCCCGTCTCGCGGGCTGTCCATGCATCTATGAGCCGCAGCTCGGCGGCGTCGTACCCCGTTACGATCCCATGATGGCGCTGCACGGTCCCACGGCGGGCCTGTTCATCGCGGGCGATGCGGGCGGCGTCGACACGCCTCGCGCCGCCGCCGAATCCGGACGCCTCGCCGCCCGGTCGGCGCTCCGGCTGCTCCGGCTGCTGGAGGATGCCGACGCCAAGATGGCCGAGGCGCGGCAACGCCTCGCGGCGACGGGGGCACCGCTCCGGCATGCCGCACGCGAAGCGCTGATGCTCGGCGCGGTGCCGGACGAGCAGGTCGACACGTGGATGCCGCGTTCCGGCACGATGATGTGTCCGTGTGAAGTCGCAGCACTCGCCGCGCTGCAGGACGCCGTCGCGGCGGGTGCCGTGACGCCGGACGCGCTGGCCGCCGAGACGCGGTGCGGACTCGGCGAGTGCCGGTGGCGCCGCTGCGGGACACCGGTGATGCGCTGGCTCAGCGCGGTCTGCGAGATGCCGATCGGCCGCCTCCCGCTGCCGGGGCTGTGGCCGCCGCTCAGACCGCTGCCGCTCTCGGCGTTGCTGCGGCCGGGTCCCGAGGGGACGGCGCCTCATGCCTGA
- a CDS encoding FAD-dependent oxidoreductase: protein MPERDRGYEVAVLGAGCVGAAVAYVLARRRLASVVVDASRPDTDIPWPAAVAVQGGSVPDVRLALRSAERLPGLQDAVGPFGYRRTGGLIVALTEAEADVHRGRVSEAQDAGLPVTWLSREEALRREPGLSEGVLGARYCGYDGVVDGPALMRRLLAAAGRFGAVAHVGCGYVMIGRGPDGFRIQAGRDEIIARRLVLASGEMLRAVGRQIGVDLPLRTGRRRMCVTERVGPLLRHTVNGIHQMPSGEAVLDPPVALEEGAGAADVSEVVESLRRIATASVRAVPALATARILHAPLRVSLEPADGRPAVGRLEDRVHVAIAGPEQARTHFPIIADAIAEVLARDRQPEDLETWAPDRFTAAELGAGVEGEDSC from the coding sequence ATGCCTGAGCGTGACCGCGGGTACGAAGTGGCCGTCCTGGGCGCGGGCTGCGTCGGGGCCGCGGTGGCCTATGTGCTGGCCCGGCGGCGTCTGGCGTCGGTCGTGGTCGACGCGTCGCGGCCGGATACCGACATCCCCTGGCCGGCGGCCGTGGCGGTGCAGGGCGGCAGCGTGCCCGACGTGCGGCTCGCGCTGCGCAGCGCGGAGCGATTGCCCGGGCTCCAGGATGCCGTCGGTCCGTTCGGCTACCGGCGCACCGGTGGTCTCATCGTGGCGCTCACGGAGGCGGAGGCGGACGTGCACCGGGGGCGCGTGTCCGAGGCCCAGGACGCCGGATTGCCCGTGACGTGGTTGTCGCGCGAAGAGGCGCTCCGTCGGGAGCCGGGGCTCAGCGAGGGGGTGCTGGGCGCGCGCTACTGCGGCTACGACGGCGTCGTCGACGGCCCGGCGCTGATGCGCCGCCTGCTCGCCGCCGCCGGCCGGTTCGGCGCCGTCGCGCACGTCGGCTGCGGCTACGTCATGATCGGCCGCGGGCCCGACGGCTTTCGGATCCAGGCCGGGCGCGACGAAATCATCGCGCGGCGGCTCGTGCTGGCCTCCGGGGAGATGTTGCGCGCGGTGGGACGGCAGATCGGCGTGGACCTTCCGCTTCGAACGGGCCGGCGCCGGATGTGCGTGACCGAGCGAGTCGGCCCGCTGCTCCGGCACACGGTCAACGGCATCCACCAGATGCCGTCGGGCGAGGCCGTGCTGGACCCGCCGGTGGCGCTCGAGGAGGGAGCCGGCGCCGCCGACGTCTCCGAGGTGGTCGAGAGTCTGCGCCGGATCGCAACAGCGTCCGTGCGCGCCGTACCGGCGCTCGCGACGGCCCGGATCCTCCACGCGCCGCTCCGGGTGTCGCTCGAGCCGGCCGACGGCCGGCCGGCCGTCGGCCGGCTCGAGGACCGGGTCCACGTCGCGATCGCCGGGCCGGAGCAGGCCCGTACCCATTTTCCGATCATCGCCGACGCGATTGCCGAGGTCCTCGCGAGAGACCGGCAGCCGGAGGATCTCGAGACCTGGGCCCCCGACCGCTTCACGGCGGCCGAACTCGGGGCGGGAGTCGAGGGGGAGGATTCGTGTTAA
- a CDS encoding cold-shock protein, giving the protein MPKGTVKWFNREKGYGFITPEEGKDVFVHYTGIAGEGFRNLEEGQVVEFEITQGQKGPQAQNVRVVG; this is encoded by the coding sequence ATGCCAAAGGGCACGGTGAAGTGGTTTAATCGGGAGAAGGGTTATGGTTTTATTACCCCAGAGGAAGGTAAGGACGTGTTCGTGCACTACACGGGCATCGCGGGGGAGGGCTTTCGGAACCTGGAGGAGGGCCAAGTCGTCGAGTTCGAGATCACGCAGGGCCAGAAAGGCCCTCAGGCCCAGAATGTGAGGGTCGTGGGCTAG